From a region of the Haloferax volcanii DS2 genome:
- a CDS encoding ATP-NAD kinase family protein, with protein MRIGVVVNPVAGMGGRVGLKGTDGKVAEARARGAEPRSPERARRALSRLFETAPEAELLAWGGEMGAAAARDAGFDPEVLGEPSGDETSAADTVAAAEAFVDADADLVLFVGGDGTAADVAEALDGTDVPMLGVPAGVKVYSSVFAVSPEDAAHVVTSFERTEAREVMDIDEDDYRDGEVRPELRAVAHVPVAEDLQSSKQTGGGTVESLAAGVADDIRSTEGVTYVLGPGSTVGAVKAELGIDGSPLGVDVYRDGEVLARDATEAEILANLGAENVIVVTPIGGQGFVFGRGNPQLSPAVIRRCDVSVVASRSKLDGIPVLRVDTDDPDLDADLRGWTKVRVGRVERRMMKTE; from the coding sequence ATGCGAATCGGTGTCGTCGTCAACCCCGTCGCGGGGATGGGCGGCCGGGTCGGCCTGAAGGGAACCGACGGGAAAGTCGCGGAGGCCAGAGCGCGCGGCGCGGAGCCGCGGTCGCCAGAGCGGGCGCGACGGGCGCTCTCTCGGCTCTTCGAGACCGCCCCCGAGGCGGAACTGCTCGCGTGGGGCGGCGAGATGGGCGCGGCGGCCGCCCGAGACGCCGGCTTCGACCCCGAGGTGCTCGGCGAACCGTCCGGCGACGAGACGAGCGCGGCCGACACCGTCGCCGCCGCCGAGGCGTTCGTCGACGCCGACGCGGACCTCGTGTTGTTCGTCGGGGGCGACGGCACCGCGGCGGACGTGGCCGAGGCGCTCGACGGGACCGACGTGCCGATGCTGGGCGTCCCCGCGGGCGTGAAAGTCTACTCCTCCGTGTTCGCCGTCTCGCCCGAGGACGCCGCCCACGTCGTCACCTCGTTCGAGCGGACCGAGGCCCGCGAGGTCATGGACATCGACGAGGACGACTACCGCGACGGCGAGGTCAGGCCGGAGCTTCGGGCGGTCGCGCACGTCCCCGTCGCGGAGGACCTCCAGTCGTCGAAACAGACCGGCGGCGGCACCGTCGAGTCGCTCGCCGCGGGCGTCGCTGACGACATCCGCTCGACCGAAGGCGTCACCTACGTCCTCGGTCCCGGAAGCACCGTCGGCGCGGTGAAAGCCGAGTTGGGAATCGACGGCTCGCCGCTCGGCGTCGACGTCTACCGCGACGGCGAGGTGCTCGCCCGCGACGCGACGGAGGCCGAGATTCTGGCGAACCTCGGCGCGGAGAACGTTATCGTCGTCACGCCCATCGGCGGGCAGGGATTCGTCTTCGGTCGCGGCAACCCCCAACTCTCACCGGCCGTGATTCGACGCTGTGACGTGTCGGTCGTCGCCTCGCGGTCGAAACTCGACGGGATTCCCGTCCTCCGGGTCGACACCGACGACCCCGACCTCGACGCGGACCTCCGCGGGTGGACGAAAGTCCGCGTGGGTCGCGTCGAGCGCCGGATGATGAAAACCGAGTGA
- a CDS encoding competence/damage-inducible protein A has translation MQVAVVTVGDELLAGDTVNTNAAWLCEELTARGVSVERVTTVPDRVADIARVVNEYHAEYDAVVVTGGLGPTHDDVTMESVAAAFGRSLERNADAEEWLETNGGYSAADLVEGTTDLPAGSRMLPNDEGVAPGAVVGSVYVLPGVPGEMKAMFARVADEFAGERTHVRFVHTSEPESSLIERFEAVQSAFDVTVGSYPGDHVRIKLAGADEETVESAAAWLEARVDLYEE, from the coding sequence ATGCAAGTCGCCGTGGTCACCGTCGGGGACGAACTCCTCGCCGGCGACACCGTCAACACGAACGCCGCGTGGCTCTGCGAGGAACTGACGGCGCGAGGCGTCTCCGTCGAGCGCGTGACGACGGTCCCCGACCGCGTCGCCGACATCGCCCGCGTCGTCAACGAGTACCACGCCGAGTACGACGCCGTCGTCGTCACCGGCGGACTGGGGCCGACGCACGACGACGTGACGATGGAGAGCGTCGCGGCCGCGTTCGGGCGCTCGCTGGAGCGGAACGCCGACGCCGAGGAGTGGCTGGAGACCAACGGCGGCTACTCCGCGGCGGACCTCGTGGAGGGGACGACCGACCTCCCCGCGGGGTCGCGGATGCTCCCGAACGACGAGGGCGTCGCGCCCGGTGCGGTCGTCGGCTCGGTGTACGTGCTCCCCGGCGTCCCCGGCGAGATGAAAGCCATGTTCGCCCGCGTCGCCGACGAGTTCGCCGGCGAGCGGACCCACGTCCGGTTCGTCCACACCTCGGAGCCCGAAAGCTCGCTCATCGAGCGGTTCGAGGCCGTCCAATCGGCGTTCGACGTGACCGTCGGGAGCTACCCCGGCGACCACGTCAGAATTAAACTCGCCGGAGCCGACGAGGAGACGGTCGAATCGGCGGCCGCGTGGCTCGAAGCGCGAGTCGACCTGTACGAAGAGTAG
- a CDS encoding DUF2110 family protein has protein sequence MVVLATKCYIDGDARERALDSLTSLVANDIGDLDVTYDIGVRDDGFISVTVSGDDETVARNVLREEWGEVTPHLSAGETYVGTLEHWDDDGFVLDAGIEVRIPTEELGLGRGSATQIRDRFGLVQHMPLTFVYGGDEGPSRLADEQVDRLYDWTRGSGRVNVNSATRGEVRATVNRAGHAKDIVTVERLGLLEQSIVCRDETDPPGLLASIGSYLPAELKCVIGQ, from the coding sequence ATGGTCGTTCTCGCAACGAAGTGCTACATCGACGGTGACGCCCGCGAGCGGGCGCTCGACAGCCTCACGTCGCTCGTCGCCAACGACATCGGCGACCTCGACGTGACGTACGACATCGGCGTCCGCGACGACGGTTTCATCTCCGTGACGGTCTCCGGCGACGACGAGACGGTCGCGCGGAACGTCCTCCGCGAGGAGTGGGGCGAGGTCACGCCGCATCTGTCGGCCGGCGAGACCTACGTCGGCACCCTCGAACACTGGGACGACGACGGCTTCGTCCTCGACGCGGGCATCGAGGTGCGCATCCCGACCGAGGAACTCGGCCTCGGCCGCGGCTCCGCGACCCAGATTCGCGACCGCTTCGGTCTCGTCCAGCATATGCCGCTGACGTTCGTCTACGGCGGCGACGAGGGGCCCTCGCGGCTGGCCGACGAGCAGGTCGACCGCCTCTACGACTGGACCCGCGGGAGCGGTCGCGTCAACGTCAACAGCGCGACCCGCGGCGAGGTCCGCGCGACGGTCAACCGCGCCGGCCACGCGAAGGACATCGTGACCGTCGAGCGCCTCGGCCTGCTCGAACAGAGCATCGTCTGCCGGGACGAGACCGACCCGCCGGGGCTCCTCGCCAGCATCGGCTCGTACCTGCCGGCGGAGCTGAAGTGCGTCATCGGCCAGTAA
- a CDS encoding helix-turn-helix domain-containing protein, giving the protein MSERTAGEGTRLTLDLWHPNCWAIESTSEYDGGILAHAIYDAPAAGVERSNGLFTAYGESLDEVETLLDAIADSELTGEVLELQERFDSRGKHVAPGPVAREFFLEYDPSDMMCPELLKQGFVHSAPTQIENGRERWEVWFAGAREEIQPCIETVMDETGAEIRVASISTSEGAEPERSRRLDTLTRSQREAFELAREEGYYRWPREVSTRELAAEMDISKTTLLEHLRKAESKLLDPQ; this is encoded by the coding sequence ATGAGCGAGCGCACGGCAGGTGAAGGCACGCGCCTTACGCTCGACCTGTGGCATCCGAACTGCTGGGCGATAGAATCGACGAGCGAATACGACGGCGGCATCCTCGCACACGCCATCTACGACGCTCCCGCCGCGGGCGTCGAGCGGTCGAACGGGCTGTTCACCGCCTACGGCGAGTCGCTTGACGAGGTCGAGACGCTCCTCGACGCCATCGCCGACTCGGAGCTCACGGGCGAGGTGTTGGAACTGCAAGAGCGGTTCGACTCCCGCGGGAAGCACGTCGCGCCCGGCCCGGTCGCCCGCGAGTTCTTCTTGGAGTACGACCCGAGCGACATGATGTGTCCGGAGCTGCTCAAGCAGGGCTTCGTCCACAGCGCCCCCACGCAGATAGAAAACGGCCGCGAGCGGTGGGAAGTCTGGTTCGCCGGCGCGCGCGAGGAGATACAGCCGTGCATCGAGACCGTCATGGACGAGACCGGAGCCGAGATTCGCGTCGCCTCCATCTCCACGTCCGAGGGCGCGGAACCGGAGCGCAGTCGGCGGCTCGACACGCTCACCCGGAGTCAGCGGGAGGCGTTCGAACTCGCGCGCGAAGAAGGCTACTACCGCTGGCCCCGCGAGGTTTCCACCCGCGAACTCGCCGCCGAGATGGACATCTCGAAGACGACGCTGCTCGAACACCTGCGCAAAGCGGAGTCGAAACTGCTCGACCCGCAGTAG
- a CDS encoding transcription factor encodes MAFEELLNDPVIQKYLHELVGPTGMPVAAAPPDGEVTDEELAEELRLELNDVRRALFILYENDLASYRRVRDEDSGWLTYLWTFHYENIPENLEEEMYRLLDALEERLDYERNHEFYLSEPAGIRFEFSEAMEHGFQCPETGAQLEPMDNDDLVDAMERRIEELRDELNVEVTGTN; translated from the coding sequence ATGGCTTTTGAGGAGTTACTGAACGACCCTGTTATCCAGAAGTACCTCCACGAGTTGGTCGGGCCAACCGGGATGCCGGTCGCGGCGGCACCCCCGGACGGCGAGGTCACCGACGAGGAACTCGCCGAGGAACTGCGGCTCGAACTCAACGACGTGCGCCGCGCGCTGTTTATTCTCTACGAGAACGACCTCGCGTCGTACCGCCGCGTCCGCGACGAGGACTCCGGCTGGCTCACCTACCTCTGGACCTTCCACTACGAAAACATCCCCGAGAACCTCGAAGAGGAGATGTACCGCCTCCTCGACGCGCTCGAAGAACGCCTCGACTACGAGCGCAACCACGAGTTCTACCTCTCGGAACCCGCCGGCATCCGCTTCGAGTTCTCCGAGGCGATGGAACACGGCTTCCAGTGCCCCGAGACGGGCGCGCAGCTCGAACCGATGGACAACGACGACCTCGTCGACGCGATGGAGCGACGCATCGAGGAGCTTCGCGACGAGCTCAACGTCGAAGTGACGGGGACGAACTGA
- a CDS encoding SRPBCC family protein: MTVRVKRTFEFDAPGERVWEFIADPAKRAGAISVVDRFDVSDDGRHATWYLELPIPLVRSTVTVETEDIEVDEPTHVKFVGKSRVMRVTGEHTIEEHDGGSRLVNEFTVDGRLPGVEAFFERNLDRELDNLETELRREFEATA, translated from the coding sequence ATGACCGTCCGCGTGAAACGAACGTTCGAGTTCGACGCTCCCGGCGAGCGCGTCTGGGAGTTCATCGCCGACCCGGCCAAGCGAGCGGGGGCTATCAGCGTCGTCGACCGCTTCGACGTGTCCGACGACGGCCGCCACGCGACGTGGTATCTCGAACTCCCGATTCCGCTCGTCCGTTCGACGGTGACAGTCGAGACGGAAGACATCGAAGTCGACGAGCCGACCCACGTCAAGTTCGTCGGTAAGTCGCGGGTGATGCGGGTGACGGGCGAACACACTATCGAGGAACACGACGGCGGCAGCCGCCTCGTCAACGAGTTCACCGTCGACGGCCGACTGCCGGGCGTCGAGGCGTTCTTCGAGCGCAACCTCGACCGCGAACTCGACAACCTCGAAACGGAGCTCCGACGCGAGTTCGAAGCGACCGCGTAA
- a CDS encoding DUF7526 family protein, whose product MTETIRGDVLHAIPPDELDDEDLSPELRALADSRHVLVVRKGGHPSMLDLVLAFVRRDPIEAVTVVTDRPAEEDEEVALTVEETGMPGVYVAAGAHGEAESTDGH is encoded by the coding sequence ATGACCGAGACGATTCGAGGCGACGTGCTGCACGCCATTCCACCGGACGAACTCGACGACGAGGACCTGTCGCCCGAACTCCGGGCGCTGGCCGACTCGCGTCACGTACTCGTCGTTCGGAAGGGCGGCCATCCCTCGATGCTCGACCTCGTCTTGGCGTTCGTCCGCCGCGACCCAATCGAGGCCGTGACCGTCGTGACCGACCGCCCCGCCGAGGAGGACGAGGAAGTGGCGCTGACCGTCGAGGAGACGGGGATGCCCGGCGTCTACGTCGCGGCCGGCGCTCACGGGGAGGCTGAATCGACCGACGGACACTGA
- a CDS encoding LEA type 2 family protein, whose product MGLTSALFGGKLRIALVALVLVAAVVGAAFAAGIIGAPSVDRVDNRFGGVNETATVIETDLYVSNPNPLSANLSGLAVDYGVEMNGIRMATGEKEGVSVGQGTTAVPLRTTLENECIPEWWVSHVQNGEHTDLAVNATISSEMLGRTFEAPEITRSIDTDLLSAFNSTETSEINAESPVVSDPVLYVNETRAEWGESTDERTALELTFVVHNPKPYPIAVSELGYDISMNDVAVGEGTTNSEYVIPPRSTETIEATTHIQNDRLDEWWVTHLERDQTTDLHIDFYANLDAGGTTLRVPLDPLTYEKTFETDIFGNKAASDGSETTDEPTATETTEATETAESETATSTATTTSTATTTATTATTPSSDDGTTTTDDGLL is encoded by the coding sequence ATGGGACTGACATCCGCGCTGTTCGGCGGTAAACTCCGTATCGCGCTCGTCGCGCTGGTGCTCGTCGCGGCCGTCGTCGGTGCGGCGTTCGCGGCCGGAATAATCGGCGCGCCGAGCGTCGACCGAGTCGACAACCGGTTCGGCGGCGTCAACGAGACGGCGACGGTCATCGAGACCGACCTGTACGTCTCGAACCCGAACCCGCTTTCAGCGAACCTCTCCGGGCTCGCCGTCGACTACGGCGTCGAGATGAACGGGATTCGGATGGCGACCGGCGAGAAGGAAGGCGTCTCTGTCGGGCAGGGGACCACGGCAGTCCCGCTTCGGACGACGCTCGAAAACGAGTGCATCCCCGAGTGGTGGGTCTCGCACGTCCAGAACGGCGAGCACACCGACCTCGCCGTGAACGCCACCATCTCCTCGGAGATGCTCGGCCGGACCTTCGAAGCGCCCGAGATCACCCGGAGCATCGACACCGACCTCCTGTCGGCGTTCAACTCCACGGAGACCAGCGAGATAAACGCGGAGTCGCCGGTCGTCTCCGACCCCGTGTTGTACGTCAACGAGACGAGAGCCGAGTGGGGCGAATCCACGGACGAGCGCACGGCGCTCGAACTCACGTTCGTCGTCCACAACCCCAAGCCGTACCCGATTGCGGTCTCCGAACTCGGCTACGACATCTCCATGAACGACGTGGCCGTGGGCGAGGGGACCACGAACTCCGAGTACGTCATCCCTCCGCGGTCGACGGAGACCATCGAGGCGACGACCCACATCCAGAACGACAGGCTCGACGAGTGGTGGGTCACGCATCTCGAACGCGACCAGACGACCGACCTGCACATCGACTTCTACGCGAACCTCGACGCCGGCGGCACGACGCTTCGCGTCCCCCTCGACCCGCTGACCTACGAGAAGACGTTCGAGACGGACATCTTCGGGAACAAGGCGGCGTCTGACGGAAGCGAGACGACGGACGAACCCACGGCGACGGAGACGACCGAGGCGACCGAGACGGCCGAGTCCGAGACCGCGACTTCGACGGCAACCACGACTTCGACAGCGACGACGACCGCGACGACCGCGACGACGCCCTCCTCAGACGACGGGACCACGACCACCGACGACGGCCTCCTGTAA
- a CDS encoding phosphate signaling complex PhoU family protein, whose product METRKVQRLGPSTLAMTLPAEWAKEHNVEKGDEVTIRTSGKGTLTVLPESVNTEDSKATIRADSLNAEALERAIVAQYVLGRRVIHIEKSEGALDSDHINAVYKAETQLMGLGVIEETPERIAIRCSVDAEDFTLNNLLERLENTGSTMRGEAVKALAHGNPDLAQRALNRERQANKIFVLLLRLIFTSYQNPNLARAVGLDSGFPLIGYRSVAKNLELTADNAEDIANIVMDAEGHTIDVDQSTMRRIREFTDHVDEITTTAVRAVVERDYDLTIECRELFREISDRERDILNDLPEMENQKLLQIREVLVSLQQTAQYAMRNAEIASNLALNEESDHVTID is encoded by the coding sequence ATGGAAACCCGGAAAGTCCAGCGTCTCGGTCCCTCCACGCTGGCGATGACGCTTCCAGCGGAGTGGGCCAAGGAACACAACGTCGAGAAGGGCGACGAGGTGACGATTCGAACGAGCGGCAAGGGAACGCTGACGGTTCTCCCCGAATCGGTCAACACCGAAGATTCGAAGGCGACGATTCGCGCCGACAGTCTGAACGCGGAGGCGCTCGAACGCGCCATCGTGGCGCAGTACGTCCTCGGGCGACGCGTCATCCACATCGAGAAAAGCGAGGGCGCGCTCGACTCGGACCACATCAACGCCGTCTACAAAGCCGAGACCCAGCTCATGGGCCTCGGCGTCATCGAGGAGACCCCCGAGCGAATCGCGATTCGCTGTTCGGTCGACGCGGAGGACTTCACCCTCAACAACCTGCTCGAACGCCTCGAAAACACGGGCAGCACGATGCGCGGCGAGGCCGTCAAGGCGCTCGCCCACGGCAACCCCGACCTCGCCCAGCGGGCGCTCAACCGCGAGCGGCAGGCGAACAAGATTTTCGTCCTCCTGCTCCGGCTCATCTTCACGTCCTACCAGAACCCCAACCTCGCGCGGGCGGTCGGCCTCGATTCGGGCTTCCCGCTCATCGGCTACCGCTCGGTGGCGAAGAACCTCGAACTGACCGCCGACAACGCCGAGGACATCGCCAACATCGTCATGGACGCCGAGGGCCACACCATCGACGTCGACCAGTCGACGATGCGGCGCATCCGCGAGTTCACGGACCACGTCGACGAGATTACGACGACCGCGGTGCGGGCCGTCGTCGAGCGCGACTACGACCTCACCATCGAGTGCCGAGAGCTGTTCCGCGAGATTAGCGACCGCGAGCGCGACATCCTCAACGACCTCCCGGAGATGGAAAACCAGAAGCTCCTCCAGATTCGCGAGGTGCTGGTGAGCCTCCAGCAGACCGCGCAGTACGCGATGCGGAACGCCGAAATCGCGTCGAACCTCGCGCTCAACGAGGAGTCGGACCACGTCACGATAGACTGA
- a CDS encoding carboxymuconolactone decarboxylase family protein, whose translation MEGMLGQVPSWMEDLAEPASEHSWGLFRDLNLGEDTELSGREKALIGVGVAAAINCPYCIYFHTEEARLSGVTDEELREAVNLAADTKYFSTVLHGNETDLDGFKAETDEIVEYITKQQAPADD comes from the coding sequence ATGGAGGGAATGCTCGGTCAGGTCCCGAGTTGGATGGAGGACTTGGCAGAACCGGCGAGCGAACACAGTTGGGGGCTCTTCCGCGACCTCAATCTGGGAGAAGACACCGAACTGTCCGGGCGGGAGAAGGCGCTCATCGGCGTCGGCGTCGCGGCCGCGATTAACTGTCCGTACTGTATCTACTTCCACACCGAGGAAGCGCGGTTGAGCGGCGTCACGGACGAGGAACTCAGGGAGGCAGTCAACCTCGCCGCCGACACGAAGTACTTCTCGACGGTGCTCCACGGGAACGAGACCGACCTCGACGGGTTCAAGGCCGAAACGGACGAAATCGTCGAGTACATCACGAAACAACAGGCTCCGGCGGACGACTGA
- a CDS encoding DUF5803 family protein: MNRRLLVGIAALALLLVTAGCLGGTSSVSNDRLDAAPDGDYAWTAETDAHITVQDNGRFRAVYEVNSSSVELYRFDGFGSRTPLSVEAVRYRYDNGTVLNGTELKARGGDVTQNDRITNVTLPEDAGRDGKLAFSSSSTPKRFSLPVFVEGSYEVVLPVDRRVDFPIFGSVRPSGYDTEVVDDRLHIRWDEVTDGNVVVQFYLQRDLGIFAAVAAVSVLVGGAGILYYRRQIRALRDRRQELGLDVEDDDR; this comes from the coding sequence ATGAACAGGCGACTCCTCGTCGGTATCGCCGCGCTCGCCCTCCTCCTCGTGACCGCCGGGTGTCTCGGCGGCACCTCCAGCGTCTCGAACGACCGGCTCGACGCCGCGCCCGACGGCGACTACGCGTGGACCGCCGAGACTGATGCGCACATCACGGTGCAGGACAACGGCCGGTTCCGCGCGGTCTACGAGGTCAACAGCTCCTCGGTCGAGCTCTACCGGTTCGACGGCTTCGGCAGTCGGACGCCCCTTTCGGTCGAGGCGGTCCGCTACCGCTACGACAACGGGACCGTCCTCAACGGGACCGAACTGAAGGCCCGCGGCGGCGACGTGACGCAGAACGACCGCATCACGAACGTCACGCTCCCCGAGGACGCCGGACGCGACGGAAAGCTCGCGTTTAGCTCGTCCTCGACGCCGAAGCGGTTCTCGCTGCCCGTCTTCGTCGAGGGGAGCTACGAGGTCGTCCTGCCCGTGGACCGCCGCGTCGACTTCCCGATATTCGGGTCGGTCCGGCCGTCGGGCTACGACACCGAAGTCGTCGACGACCGGCTTCACATCCGGTGGGACGAAGTGACCGATGGGAACGTCGTCGTGCAGTTCTACCTCCAGCGCGACCTCGGTATCTTCGCGGCCGTCGCGGCCGTCTCGGTGCTGGTCGGCGGCGCGGGGATACTCTACTACCGCCGGCAGATTCGGGCGCTCCGCGACCGCAGACAGGAACTCGGCTTGGACGTGGAAGACGACGACCGCTGA
- a CDS encoding aldehyde dehydrogenase family protein: MAQDEYQHYIDGEWTDGTGDETFESANPATGESLGTFRRGTPEDIDAAAAAADEAYEEWRELSHIDRAEYLWDIYHELRDRTEELAEIVTKECGKEISEGRADVIEAYHMVEWAAGDARHPKGDVVPSEIPAKDAYMRRKPRGVVGCITPWNFPVAIPFWHMAVALVEGNTVVWKPAEQTPWCGQIIAEMFEDAGIPDGVFNMVQGFGDAGASIVDDERVDSVLFTGSAEVGHEVASKVAQQPGKLAACEMGGKNNIVITEKADLDIAVHSATMSSFKTTGQRCVSSERIVVHEDVYDEFKERFVENAKNVSVGDPLREDTFMGPLIEEGHKEKVTNYNELAETEGVNVLVDRTELDADEIPEGHEDGHWVGPFVYEADPHDDLRCTHEEVFGPHVALLKYSGDIEDAVEIQNDTDYGLAGAVISEDYRQINYFRDHAEVGLAYGNLPCIGAEVHLPFGGVKKSGNGYPSAREIIEAVTERTAWTLNNSKEIRMAQGLSADIKTKQDD, translated from the coding sequence ATGGCGCAGGACGAATATCAGCACTACATCGACGGCGAGTGGACGGACGGCACCGGCGACGAGACGTTCGAGAGCGCGAACCCCGCGACGGGCGAGTCGCTGGGGACGTTCCGACGCGGTACGCCCGAGGACATCGACGCGGCGGCCGCCGCGGCCGACGAGGCGTACGAGGAGTGGCGCGAACTCTCCCACATCGACCGCGCGGAGTACCTCTGGGACATCTACCACGAACTGCGCGACCGCACTGAGGAACTCGCGGAAATCGTCACCAAAGAGTGCGGCAAAGAGATTTCCGAGGGCCGCGCCGACGTCATCGAGGCGTACCACATGGTCGAGTGGGCCGCGGGCGACGCCCGTCACCCCAAAGGCGACGTGGTCCCCTCCGAGATTCCCGCGAAGGACGCCTACATGCGCCGCAAGCCCCGTGGCGTCGTCGGCTGTATCACCCCGTGGAACTTCCCCGTCGCCATCCCCTTCTGGCACATGGCCGTCGCGCTCGTCGAGGGCAACACCGTCGTCTGGAAGCCCGCCGAGCAGACGCCGTGGTGCGGGCAGATTATCGCCGAGATGTTTGAGGACGCCGGCATCCCCGACGGCGTGTTCAACATGGTACAGGGCTTCGGTGACGCCGGCGCGAGCATCGTCGACGACGAGCGCGTCGACTCCGTGCTGTTCACGGGCTCCGCCGAGGTCGGCCACGAGGTCGCGAGCAAGGTCGCCCAACAGCCCGGCAAACTCGCCGCGTGCGAGATGGGCGGCAAGAACAACATCGTCATCACGGAGAAGGCGGACCTCGACATCGCGGTCCACTCCGCGACGATGTCGTCGTTCAAGACCACCGGCCAGCGCTGTGTCTCCTCCGAGCGCATCGTCGTCCACGAGGACGTGTACGACGAGTTCAAGGAGCGCTTCGTCGAGAACGCGAAGAACGTCTCCGTGGGCGACCCGCTCCGCGAGGACACGTTCATGGGCCCCCTCATCGAGGAGGGCCACAAGGAGAAAGTCACGAACTACAACGAACTCGCGGAGACGGAGGGCGTGAACGTCCTCGTCGACCGCACCGAACTCGACGCCGACGAGATTCCCGAGGGCCACGAAGACGGCCACTGGGTCGGGCCGTTCGTCTACGAGGCCGACCCCCACGACGACCTCCGCTGCACCCACGAGGAGGTGTTCGGCCCCCACGTCGCCCTGCTGAAATACTCCGGCGACATCGAGGATGCAGTCGAGATTCAGAACGACACCGACTACGGGCTGGCCGGTGCCGTCATCTCCGAGGACTACCGCCAGATAAACTACTTCCGCGACCACGCCGAGGTCGGCCTCGCCTACGGCAACCTCCCGTGTATCGGCGCGGAGGTCCACCTCCCGTTCGGCGGCGTGAAGAAGTCCGGCAACGGCTACCCCTCGGCCCGCGAAATCATCGAGGCCGTCACCGAGCGCACCGCGTGGACGCTCAACAACTCCAAGGAGATTCGCATGGCACAGGGCCTCTCGGCGGACATCAAGACAAAGCAAGACGACTGA
- a CDS encoding DUF7123 family protein has protein sequence MTEYTDEEQRILAYLRDSVSRGEGYFRAKNIAEAIGLTAKQVGSRLPRLAEKSEDVEIEKWGRARSTTWRVTRS, from the coding sequence ATGACTGAGTACACCGACGAGGAACAACGCATTCTCGCCTATCTCCGCGACAGCGTCAGCCGCGGCGAGGGCTACTTCCGGGCGAAGAACATCGCCGAAGCCATCGGTCTCACCGCGAAGCAGGTCGGGTCCCGTCTGCCGCGGCTGGCCGAGAAGTCCGAAGACGTCGAAATCGAGAAGTGGGGACGCGCCCGCTCGACGACGTGGCGCGTCACCCGAAGCTGA
- a CDS encoding DUF7525 family protein, which yields METKTVQSDKSIGFAALFGVLTLVGAGLMVAGPDQLTKALGFMVAIIAASLAVCGAHLFQ from the coding sequence ATGGAAACCAAGACGGTGCAATCCGACAAGTCCATCGGCTTTGCGGCGTTGTTCGGCGTACTCACGCTCGTCGGCGCAGGGCTGATGGTCGCCGGACCGGACCAGTTGACGAAGGCGCTCGGGTTCATGGTCGCGATTATCGCGGCCTCGCTGGCGGTCTGCGGCGCGCACCTGTTCCAGTAA
- a CDS encoding DUF7528 family protein — translation MSVESDDETIVVSFGDQSCELSRDAAADLQEAIGSALTEKREFFRTAGEYRRDGSYVVSRRGADSTGNAKVFTSFDELRRLYDRLPERFTAEDIGRTGITGSRRHMILRHFGEHPGFDCRIASRNPLTGEKQSPEEEEEEAVELLAD, via the coding sequence GTGTCCGTCGAGAGTGACGACGAAACCATCGTCGTCTCCTTTGGCGACCAGTCCTGTGAACTGTCCCGAGACGCCGCCGCCGACTTGCAGGAGGCCATCGGCTCGGCGCTGACCGAGAAACGGGAGTTCTTCCGCACGGCCGGCGAGTACCGCCGGGACGGAAGCTACGTCGTCTCCCGCCGCGGCGCGGACTCCACCGGCAACGCGAAGGTGTTCACCAGTTTCGACGAGCTGCGCCGCCTGTACGACCGCCTGCCCGAGCGCTTCACCGCCGAGGACATCGGTCGCACCGGCATCACCGGGTCGCGCCGCCACATGATACTCCGGCACTTCGGCGAGCATCCCGGGTTCGACTGCCGCATCGCCAGTCGGAACCCGCTGACCGGTGAGAAGCAGTCGCCAGAGGAGGAGGAAGAAGAGGCCGTGGAGTTGCTCGCGGACTGA